The uncultured Eubacteriales bacterium region TGTACGTGAAAATATAGAACGCTATTATCCCTGCAATTATAATAAAAACGCAAAATTACAAAGTCATTACAAAAACGCCCGTATACGACAAAAAACGTTGCTTTCCTAAAAAATTTTAGGAAAGCAACGTTTCGTACGCCTGCTGTATGGATTGACTGAGCGGCACACCGTACAGCTCGTTCCAGCGCGCCTGCTGCTGTCGGTAAAAACAGATGAGCGCGCCCGGCCCTTCCTCCCGGAACAAACACGGCATTGCCCGCAGGACAAGCTGCTCCTGCCACGGGAACTGCTCGGCCAGATAACACAGTGCCTGGGCGCAGGGCACTCCCGCGTGACTGCATTGCTCGGTCAGTTTAATCGCCCAGTTTAGATAGGCGGACTCAAACTGTTTGGAGGTGACGCTCCAAAGATAATCCGCCTGGGCAATAAATTGCAGAAAATTATATCGCCGTAAAACCTCAACCAGAGAACCCTCTGCTTTTTCCAGTGCCTCAGGTGGCGGAAAGGGCTGTATCAGAATGGGCTTTTGACCCAGAGAGGGGGAAATAAAACAATAAGCTCCCTTGACCGCCTTGATGCGCAAATCCAGCCTGCTCTCCTCCAACGACTGATTCAAGCGGAAAACCGTGGTGCGAAGATTGCTCTCCCCTTTGTCAGGGGAGCCGTTTGGCCAAAGCGTCTCAATCAGCGGCCACTTGGGTGCTGTCTGCCCGCTTTTCATCAGTAAGTAGAAAAACAGTTCCTCACACTTCGCCGTCTGAAAATGCAGGGTGGCATCCGCCACGGGGAAAAAGAACTGGTTTCCCTCGCCAGAGCGATTTGACACACCCTTGATGCCCGTACGCTGTTTCAGCACCTTCTCCAGCACACGCCGCAGCTCCACATCATGTACGGGTTTTACCACATAGTCCAGCGCGTCCACCTTAAAAGCGTTCAGGGCGTATTCGGTATATGCGGTTACAAAAATGACGACGGGCGGACACTTAAGCTCCCGCAGCAGCTCCGCAAGCTCAAGCCCTGTCAGCTCCGGCATGGCAATATCCAAAAAGACAACGTCTGTTTGGGATTTTTGCAGACAGGGCAGCAGTTCCAGGGGATTTTGCAGGATGTGCGTTACCTGCACCAGCTTTGTCTCCGCCAGCTGCAAGCCCAGCCACTGACCCGCCGCCCACTCGTCGTCTACCACAATCGCCCGCATCATATGGTCGACTCCTTTCTGCTTTCAGGCAGAGAAAACGATACCGTTGTGCCGCCCGCTTCATTTCTTGCAATGGTTAATCCCTTATGATACCGGCGCAGCAATCTTGCGTGA contains the following coding sequences:
- a CDS encoding hypothetical protein (Evidence 5 : No homology to any previously reported sequences) — encoded protein: MMRAIVVDDEWAAGQWLGLQLAETKLVQVTHILQNPLELLPCLQKSQTDVVFLDIAMPELTGLELAELLRELKCPPVVIFVTAYTEYALNAFKVDALDYVVKPVHDVELRRVLEKVLKQRTGIKGVSNRSGEGNQFFFPVADATLHFQTAKCEELFFYLLMKSGQTAPKWPLIETLWPNGSPDKGESNLRTTVFRLNQSLEESRLDLRIKAVKGAYCFISPSLGQKPILIQPFPPPEALEKAEGSLVEVLRRYNFLQFIAQADYLWSVTSKQFESAYLNWAIKLTEQCSHAGVPCAQALCYLAEQFPWQEQLVLRAMPCLFREEGPGALICFYRQQQARWNELYGVPLSQSIQQAYETLLS